One part of the Quercus lobata isolate SW786 chromosome 7, ValleyOak3.0 Primary Assembly, whole genome shotgun sequence genome encodes these proteins:
- the LOC115953202 gene encoding uncharacterized protein LOC115953202 isoform X1, which produces MLLRSVSLSHGYETLTLRLRPNRPAKNRLSKIIKSCAPRKDLQGQSVAIIGLGKSGRAAARLALARGASVLAIDENKNLGLLEQDPLFEEYSGLRTILGNLDVQLLKDVDLVVVSPGVPPENYGLSTLLESGQRIMSELDFAAEILPKDIKILAVTGTNGKSTVVTFAGQMLNHFGIEAFVGGNLGNPLSEAAFLCLSPSMKPGFQVSLIVAVVEVSSYQMEIPNKYFCPSVAAVLNLTPDHLERHKTMKNYAMTKCSLLSHMTGTKLGLLCFGNQHLNEAVREHAENFNLAWIGAFPGVKVIACLQQINIETKIASLEVPTMGVVSQLQLDAMKVMGTHNYYNAAVAALCVLGLDLGLDANGMSSTIENLRAPPHRMEIVHRDANGVTWVDDSKATNVEATYTGLLGLKQQKSVILLGGLAKVVYGEETNGFEQLIDPLKYHRCVITFGSSGKVIQKTLSDNGLSIPCIGAKNMEDAVNCAKRMAKFGDAIVLSPGCASFDEFRNFEHRGLVFQEMAFSS; this is translated from the exons ATGCTCCTGCGATCTGTAAGCCTAAGCCATGGATATGAAACTTTAACTCTAAGACTTAGACCTAATCGTCCTGCAAAGAACAGACTATCAAAGATCATCAAATCTTGCGCTCCCAGAAAGGACCTTCAAGGCCAATCCGTTGCT ATCATTGGTCTGGGAAAATCTGGAAGAGCTGCAGCTAGGCTTGCTCTTGCAAGAGGTGCTTCAGTTCTCGCAATTGATGAAAATAAGAATTTGGGTCTGTTAGAG CAAGATCCTCTTTTTGAAGAGTATAGTGGTTTGAGAACAATTCTTGGAAACCTTGATGTACAGCTACTTAAGGATGTCGATTTGGTGGTTGTTTCCCCTGGAGTTCCACCAGAAAATTATGGTCTATCCACATTGTTGGAGTCA gGACAGCGGATAATGTCTGAGTTGGATTTTGCTGCAGAAATTCTTCCAAAAGATATCAAGATTTTAGCAGTGACTGGAACCAATGGAAAATCAACTGTAGTTACTTTTGCTGGGCAG ATGCTTAATCATTTTGGCATTGAGGCGTTTGTTGGGGGAAACCTTGGAAATCCACTCTCGGAGGCTGCTTTTCTGTGCTTATCACCTTCTATGAAGCCTGGGTTTCAGGTGAGTCTGATT GTTGCTGTTGTGGAGGTTAGCAGTTATCAAATGGAAATTCCCAACAAGTACTTCTGCCCTTCA GTTGCTGCTGTGTTAAACCTTACCCCTGATCATTTAGAAAGGCACAAGACAATGAAGAATTATGCAATGACCAAGTGCAGTTTACTTTCTCACATGACTGGCACCAAACTGGGACTTCTTTGTTTCG GAAATCAGCATTTGAATGAAGCTGTTAGGGAACATGCTGAAAATTTTAATCTTGCTTGGATAGGAGCCTTTCCTGGAGTGAAA gTCATTGCTTGTTTGCAACAGATCAACATTGAGACAAAAATTGCCAGCTTGGAAGTTCCTACCATGGGAGTTGTCTCACAACTACAATTGGATGCAATGAAAGTAATGGGAACGCACAACTATTATAATGCTGCAGTGGCTGCATTATGTGTTCTCGGACTTGATCTTGGACTTGATGCTAATGGTATGAGttcaacaattgaaaatttaagggCACCACCGCATCGGATGGAAATTG TACACAGGGATGCCAATGGGGTAACATGGGTTGATGACAGTAAGGCAACAAATGTTGAAGCAACGTACACTGGACTATTGGGTCTGAAGCAACAAAAGTCTGTAATTCTACTTGGTGGCCTTGCAAAG GTAGTATATGGGGAAGAAACTAATGGATTTGAACAATTGATTGATCCACTGAAGTATCATAGATGTGTGATCACT TTCGGATCTTCGGGAAAGGTGATTCAGAAGACCTTGTCCGATAATGGTCTAAGCATTCCCTGTATTGGAGCTAAAAATATGGAGGATGCAGTCAACTGTGCTAAGAGGATGGCAAAATTTG
- the LOC115953203 gene encoding uncharacterized protein LOC115953203: MALEVVGRSKIWVDCSQNWVGVLMVVVYGGIFWEVFSHFTWFKVWMGNRLKFWYDCCCGDQSLNEAYPILYDIAIDKEASVDSSLIRQGVGERRIWDVRFFRDFNNWELELVVDFLHILVSNSLASDGGDLMWWVPKKKGVFDICLFHNTLRGSSSVIFPWKGI; this comes from the coding sequence ATGGCTTTGGAGGTAGTTGGTAGAAGCAAAATATGGGTGGATTGCAGTCAAAATTGGGTAGGGGTTCTTATGGTTGTGGTTTATGGAGGAATATTTTGGGAAGTTTTTAGTCATTTTACCTGGTTTAAGGTTTGGATGGGGAATCGGTTGAAGTTTTGGTATGATTGTTGTTGTGGTGATCAATCTTTGAATGAGGCTTACCCGATTCTATATGACATTGCTATTGATAAGGAGGCTTCGGTTGATTCTTCTTTGATTAGGCAAGGGGTGGGGGAGAGGAGGATATGGGATGTTAGATTTTTTCGTGACTTTAACAATTGGGAATTGGAGCTAGTAGTGGACTTTCTTCATATTCTGGTGTCTAATTCTCTTGCTAGTGATGGTGGGGATCTTATGTGGTGGGTGCCAAAGAAGAAAGGGGTATTTGATATTTGCTTGTTTCATAATACACTAAGAGGTTCCTCTTCGGTCAtatttccttggaaaggtatcTAG
- the LOC115953202 gene encoding uncharacterized protein LOC115953202 isoform X2, with the protein MLLRSVSLSHGYETLTLRLRPNRPAKNRLSKIIKSCAPRKDLQGQSVAIIGLGKSGRAAARLALARGASVLAIDENKNLGLLEQDPLFEEYSGLRTILGNLDVQLLKDVDLVVVSPGVPPENYGLSTLLESGQRIMSELDFAAEILPKDIKILAVTGTNGKSTVVTFAGQMLNHFGIEAFVGGNLGNPLSEAAFLCLSPSMKPGFQVSLIVAVVEVSSYQMEIPNKYFCPSVAAVLNLTPDHLERHKTMKNYAMTKCSLLSHMTGTKLGLLCFGNQHLNEAVREHAENFNLAWIGAFPGVKINIETKIASLEVPTMGVVSQLQLDAMKVMGTHNYYNAAVAALCVLGLDLGLDANGMSSTIENLRAPPHRMEIVHRDANGVTWVDDSKATNVEATYTGLLGLKQQKSVILLGGLAKVVYGEETNGFEQLIDPLKYHRCVITFGSSGKVIQKTLSDNGLSIPCIGAKNMEDAVNCAKRMAKFGDAIVLSPGCASFDEFRNFEHRGLVFQEMAFSS; encoded by the exons ATGCTCCTGCGATCTGTAAGCCTAAGCCATGGATATGAAACTTTAACTCTAAGACTTAGACCTAATCGTCCTGCAAAGAACAGACTATCAAAGATCATCAAATCTTGCGCTCCCAGAAAGGACCTTCAAGGCCAATCCGTTGCT ATCATTGGTCTGGGAAAATCTGGAAGAGCTGCAGCTAGGCTTGCTCTTGCAAGAGGTGCTTCAGTTCTCGCAATTGATGAAAATAAGAATTTGGGTCTGTTAGAG CAAGATCCTCTTTTTGAAGAGTATAGTGGTTTGAGAACAATTCTTGGAAACCTTGATGTACAGCTACTTAAGGATGTCGATTTGGTGGTTGTTTCCCCTGGAGTTCCACCAGAAAATTATGGTCTATCCACATTGTTGGAGTCA gGACAGCGGATAATGTCTGAGTTGGATTTTGCTGCAGAAATTCTTCCAAAAGATATCAAGATTTTAGCAGTGACTGGAACCAATGGAAAATCAACTGTAGTTACTTTTGCTGGGCAG ATGCTTAATCATTTTGGCATTGAGGCGTTTGTTGGGGGAAACCTTGGAAATCCACTCTCGGAGGCTGCTTTTCTGTGCTTATCACCTTCTATGAAGCCTGGGTTTCAGGTGAGTCTGATT GTTGCTGTTGTGGAGGTTAGCAGTTATCAAATGGAAATTCCCAACAAGTACTTCTGCCCTTCA GTTGCTGCTGTGTTAAACCTTACCCCTGATCATTTAGAAAGGCACAAGACAATGAAGAATTATGCAATGACCAAGTGCAGTTTACTTTCTCACATGACTGGCACCAAACTGGGACTTCTTTGTTTCG GAAATCAGCATTTGAATGAAGCTGTTAGGGAACATGCTGAAAATTTTAATCTTGCTTGGATAGGAGCCTTTCCTGGAGTGAAA ATCAACATTGAGACAAAAATTGCCAGCTTGGAAGTTCCTACCATGGGAGTTGTCTCACAACTACAATTGGATGCAATGAAAGTAATGGGAACGCACAACTATTATAATGCTGCAGTGGCTGCATTATGTGTTCTCGGACTTGATCTTGGACTTGATGCTAATGGTATGAGttcaacaattgaaaatttaagggCACCACCGCATCGGATGGAAATTG TACACAGGGATGCCAATGGGGTAACATGGGTTGATGACAGTAAGGCAACAAATGTTGAAGCAACGTACACTGGACTATTGGGTCTGAAGCAACAAAAGTCTGTAATTCTACTTGGTGGCCTTGCAAAG GTAGTATATGGGGAAGAAACTAATGGATTTGAACAATTGATTGATCCACTGAAGTATCATAGATGTGTGATCACT TTCGGATCTTCGGGAAAGGTGATTCAGAAGACCTTGTCCGATAATGGTCTAAGCATTCCCTGTATTGGAGCTAAAAATATGGAGGATGCAGTCAACTGTGCTAAGAGGATGGCAAAATTTG
- the LOC115953202 gene encoding uncharacterized protein LOC115953202 isoform X3: protein MLLRSVSLSHGYETLTLRLRPNRPAKNRLSKIIKSCAPRKDLQGQSVAIIGLGKSGRAAARLALARGASVLAIDENKNLGLLEQDPLFEEYSGLRTILGNLDVQLLKDVDLVVVSPGVPPENYGLSTLLESGQRIMSELDFAAEILPKDIKILAVTGTNGKSTVVTFAGQMLNHFGIEAFVGGNLGNPLSEAAFLCLSPSMKPGFQVAVVEVSSYQMEIPNKYFCPSVAAVLNLTPDHLERHKTMKNYAMTKCSLLSHMTGTKLGLLCFGNQHLNEAVREHAENFNLAWIGAFPGVKINIETKIASLEVPTMGVVSQLQLDAMKVMGTHNYYNAAVAALCVLGLDLGLDANGMSSTIENLRAPPHRMEIVHRDANGVTWVDDSKATNVEATYTGLLGLKQQKSVILLGGLAKVVYGEETNGFEQLIDPLKYHRCVITFGSSGKVIQKTLSDNGLSIPCIGAKNMEDAVNCAKRMAKFGDAIVLSPGCASFDEFRNFEHRGLVFQEMAFSS, encoded by the exons ATGCTCCTGCGATCTGTAAGCCTAAGCCATGGATATGAAACTTTAACTCTAAGACTTAGACCTAATCGTCCTGCAAAGAACAGACTATCAAAGATCATCAAATCTTGCGCTCCCAGAAAGGACCTTCAAGGCCAATCCGTTGCT ATCATTGGTCTGGGAAAATCTGGAAGAGCTGCAGCTAGGCTTGCTCTTGCAAGAGGTGCTTCAGTTCTCGCAATTGATGAAAATAAGAATTTGGGTCTGTTAGAG CAAGATCCTCTTTTTGAAGAGTATAGTGGTTTGAGAACAATTCTTGGAAACCTTGATGTACAGCTACTTAAGGATGTCGATTTGGTGGTTGTTTCCCCTGGAGTTCCACCAGAAAATTATGGTCTATCCACATTGTTGGAGTCA gGACAGCGGATAATGTCTGAGTTGGATTTTGCTGCAGAAATTCTTCCAAAAGATATCAAGATTTTAGCAGTGACTGGAACCAATGGAAAATCAACTGTAGTTACTTTTGCTGGGCAG ATGCTTAATCATTTTGGCATTGAGGCGTTTGTTGGGGGAAACCTTGGAAATCCACTCTCGGAGGCTGCTTTTCTGTGCTTATCACCTTCTATGAAGCCTGGGTTTCAG GTTGCTGTTGTGGAGGTTAGCAGTTATCAAATGGAAATTCCCAACAAGTACTTCTGCCCTTCA GTTGCTGCTGTGTTAAACCTTACCCCTGATCATTTAGAAAGGCACAAGACAATGAAGAATTATGCAATGACCAAGTGCAGTTTACTTTCTCACATGACTGGCACCAAACTGGGACTTCTTTGTTTCG GAAATCAGCATTTGAATGAAGCTGTTAGGGAACATGCTGAAAATTTTAATCTTGCTTGGATAGGAGCCTTTCCTGGAGTGAAA ATCAACATTGAGACAAAAATTGCCAGCTTGGAAGTTCCTACCATGGGAGTTGTCTCACAACTACAATTGGATGCAATGAAAGTAATGGGAACGCACAACTATTATAATGCTGCAGTGGCTGCATTATGTGTTCTCGGACTTGATCTTGGACTTGATGCTAATGGTATGAGttcaacaattgaaaatttaagggCACCACCGCATCGGATGGAAATTG TACACAGGGATGCCAATGGGGTAACATGGGTTGATGACAGTAAGGCAACAAATGTTGAAGCAACGTACACTGGACTATTGGGTCTGAAGCAACAAAAGTCTGTAATTCTACTTGGTGGCCTTGCAAAG GTAGTATATGGGGAAGAAACTAATGGATTTGAACAATTGATTGATCCACTGAAGTATCATAGATGTGTGATCACT TTCGGATCTTCGGGAAAGGTGATTCAGAAGACCTTGTCCGATAATGGTCTAAGCATTCCCTGTATTGGAGCTAAAAATATGGAGGATGCAGTCAACTGTGCTAAGAGGATGGCAAAATTTG
- the LOC115953202 gene encoding uncharacterized protein LOC115953202 isoform X5: MLLRSVSLSHGYETLTLRLRPNRPAKNRLSKIIKSCAPRKDLQGQSVAIIGLGKSGRAAARLALARGASVLAIDENKNLGLLEQDPLFEEYSGLRTILGNLDVQLLKDVDLVVVSPGVPPENYGLSTLLESGQRIMSELDFAAEILPKDIKILAVTGTNGKSTVVTFAGQMLNHFGIEAFVGGNLGNPLSEAAFLCLSPSMKPGFQVSLIVAVVEVSSYQMEIPNKYFCPSVAAVLNLTPDHLERHKTMKNYAMTKCSLLSHMTGTKLGLLCFGNQHLNEAVREHAENFNLAWIGAFPGVKVIACLQQINIETKIASLEVPTMGVVSQLQLDAMKVMGTHNYYNAAVAALCVLGLDLGLDANGMSSTIENLRAPPHRMEIVHRDANGVTWVDDSKATNVEATYTGLLGLKQQKSVILLGGLAKGMLLYSVQVVRALMNSEILSTEVWFFRRWPSPRRIAN, from the exons ATGCTCCTGCGATCTGTAAGCCTAAGCCATGGATATGAAACTTTAACTCTAAGACTTAGACCTAATCGTCCTGCAAAGAACAGACTATCAAAGATCATCAAATCTTGCGCTCCCAGAAAGGACCTTCAAGGCCAATCCGTTGCT ATCATTGGTCTGGGAAAATCTGGAAGAGCTGCAGCTAGGCTTGCTCTTGCAAGAGGTGCTTCAGTTCTCGCAATTGATGAAAATAAGAATTTGGGTCTGTTAGAG CAAGATCCTCTTTTTGAAGAGTATAGTGGTTTGAGAACAATTCTTGGAAACCTTGATGTACAGCTACTTAAGGATGTCGATTTGGTGGTTGTTTCCCCTGGAGTTCCACCAGAAAATTATGGTCTATCCACATTGTTGGAGTCA gGACAGCGGATAATGTCTGAGTTGGATTTTGCTGCAGAAATTCTTCCAAAAGATATCAAGATTTTAGCAGTGACTGGAACCAATGGAAAATCAACTGTAGTTACTTTTGCTGGGCAG ATGCTTAATCATTTTGGCATTGAGGCGTTTGTTGGGGGAAACCTTGGAAATCCACTCTCGGAGGCTGCTTTTCTGTGCTTATCACCTTCTATGAAGCCTGGGTTTCAGGTGAGTCTGATT GTTGCTGTTGTGGAGGTTAGCAGTTATCAAATGGAAATTCCCAACAAGTACTTCTGCCCTTCA GTTGCTGCTGTGTTAAACCTTACCCCTGATCATTTAGAAAGGCACAAGACAATGAAGAATTATGCAATGACCAAGTGCAGTTTACTTTCTCACATGACTGGCACCAAACTGGGACTTCTTTGTTTCG GAAATCAGCATTTGAATGAAGCTGTTAGGGAACATGCTGAAAATTTTAATCTTGCTTGGATAGGAGCCTTTCCTGGAGTGAAA gTCATTGCTTGTTTGCAACAGATCAACATTGAGACAAAAATTGCCAGCTTGGAAGTTCCTACCATGGGAGTTGTCTCACAACTACAATTGGATGCAATGAAAGTAATGGGAACGCACAACTATTATAATGCTGCAGTGGCTGCATTATGTGTTCTCGGACTTGATCTTGGACTTGATGCTAATGGTATGAGttcaacaattgaaaatttaagggCACCACCGCATCGGATGGAAATTG TACACAGGGATGCCAATGGGGTAACATGGGTTGATGACAGTAAGGCAACAAATGTTGAAGCAACGTACACTGGACTATTGGGTCTGAAGCAACAAAAGTCTGTAATTCTACTTGGTGGCCTTGCAAAG